The Nostoc sp. 'Lobaria pulmonaria (5183) cyanobiont' genome window below encodes:
- the rpsM gene encoding 30S ribosomal protein S13, which yields MARIAGVDLPRDKRVEIGLTYIYGIGLSRSQEIIAATGVNPDTRVKDLSDADVTALRGEIETNYQVEGDLRRLESLNIKRLVDIGTYRGRRHRMGLPVRGQRTRTNARTRRGRRQTVAGKKKAPGK from the coding sequence GTGGCACGTATTGCCGGAGTAGACCTTCCACGCGATAAGCGCGTCGAGATCGGTCTGACTTACATTTACGGAATTGGTTTATCACGTTCTCAAGAAATTATAGCGGCTACTGGTGTGAACCCAGATACTCGCGTTAAGGACTTAAGTGATGCCGATGTGACAGCCCTACGAGGGGAAATAGAAACCAACTATCAAGTTGAAGGCGACTTGCGGCGCTTGGAGTCTTTGAACATCAAGCGCTTAGTTGACATTGGTACCTACAGAGGTCGTCGTCATCGCATGGGCTTACCAGTCAGAGGACAAAGAACTCGCACCAATGCTAGAACCCGTCGAGGCAGAAGGCAGACAGTGGCTGGGAAGAAGAAGGCTCCAGGGAAATAA
- the secY gene encoding preprotein translocase subunit SecY — protein MISRDKAPTAQETFMQMAQAAGLRGRLLVTVGILILVRLGIFLPVPGIDRPRFAEAISGSNSIFGLLDIFSGRGLSTLGVFALGILPFINASIIIQLLTAAIPSLENLQKNEGEAGRRKISQITRYVTVGWAILQSTAFSALFLQQFALKPGPIFVAETAIALTAGSMFVMWASELITERGIGNGASLLIFVNIVASLPKALGDTIDLVQVGGREAVGRVIVLILVFLATIVGIVIVQEGMRRIPIISARRQVGRRVLAEQRSYLPLRLNQGGVMPIIFAAAILSLPLLIANFTKNADLANIVNTYLSPSGSSSWVYALVYMISIVFFSYFYSSLILNPVDVAQNLKKMGSSIPGIRPGKATSEYIERVSNRLTFLGAIFLGFVAIIPTAVESALNVKTFRGIGATSLLILVGVAIETAKQVQTYVISQRYEGMVK, from the coding sequence ATGATCAGTCGAGATAAAGCCCCAACGGCTCAAGAAACTTTTATGCAGATGGCACAGGCAGCTGGCCTCAGAGGTAGGCTGCTTGTCACTGTCGGTATTTTGATTTTGGTTCGCCTGGGTATCTTCTTACCGGTACCAGGGATTGATAGACCGAGATTTGCCGAAGCCATATCGGGCAGCAATTCCATATTTGGCTTATTGGATATATTTTCCGGGCGAGGACTTTCGACTTTGGGAGTCTTTGCTTTAGGAATTTTGCCCTTCATTAATGCGTCTATTATCATCCAATTGCTCACCGCGGCGATTCCATCTTTAGAAAATTTACAGAAAAATGAAGGGGAAGCCGGTCGGCGAAAAATATCGCAAATTACCCGCTATGTAACTGTAGGTTGGGCAATTCTACAAAGTACAGCTTTTTCGGCATTATTCCTCCAGCAATTCGCCCTAAAGCCAGGGCCGATATTTGTCGCTGAAACTGCGATCGCTCTGACTGCTGGTTCTATGTTCGTCATGTGGGCATCAGAACTGATTACAGAACGGGGCATTGGCAACGGAGCATCATTGTTAATTTTTGTCAACATTGTTGCCTCATTACCAAAAGCTTTAGGCGATACTATCGACTTGGTGCAAGTCGGCGGTCGAGAAGCAGTGGGTCGGGTGATCGTCCTGATCTTAGTTTTCCTAGCAACAATTGTTGGTATTGTGATTGTGCAGGAAGGAATGCGCCGCATCCCTATTATTTCGGCTCGTCGCCAAGTAGGTCGGCGAGTTTTGGCCGAGCAGCGTAGTTATCTGCCCCTGCGGCTAAATCAAGGCGGCGTAATGCCAATTATTTTTGCTGCTGCCATCCTCAGTTTGCCACTGCTAATCGCCAATTTTACTAAAAATGCTGATTTGGCGAATATAGTTAACACTTATTTGAGTCCAAGCGGTTCTAGCTCTTGGGTCTATGCTTTGGTCTACATGATTTCCATTGTTTTCTTCAGCTACTTCTATTCTTCGTTGATTCTCAACCCAGTAGACGTGGCGCAGAACTTGAAGAAAATGGGTTCTAGTATTCCTGGAATTCGTCCCGGCAAGGCAACTAGCGAATATATCGAACGCGTTTCCAACCGACTAACTTTTTTGGGTGCGATCTTTTTGGGCTTCGTTGCGATTATCCCCACAGCTGTGGAAAGCGCTTTGAATGTGAAAACTTTCCGCGGAATAGGTGCAACCTCGTTGTTAATTTTAGTTGGTGTAGCAATTGAGACAGCCAAACAAGTCCAAACTTATGTCATATCTCAGCGCTATGAAGGAATGGTGAAATAA
- the infA gene encoding translation initiation factor IF-1, which produces MSKQDLIEMEGTVTESLPNAMFRVDLDNGFNVLAHISGKIRRNYIKILPGDRVKVELTPYDLTKGRITYRLRKK; this is translated from the coding sequence TTGTCTAAGCAAGATTTGATTGAAATGGAAGGCACGGTTACAGAGTCCTTGCCCAATGCGATGTTTCGCGTTGACTTGGACAATGGCTTTAACGTGTTGGCACACATTTCCGGCAAGATTCGCCGAAATTATATCAAGATTTTGCCCGGCGATCGCGTCAAGGTGGAGTTGACCCCCTACGACTTGACCAAAGGCAGAATTACCTATCGACTACGAAAGAAGTAA
- a CDS encoding adenylate kinase, producing MTRLIFLGPPGAGKGTQAYTLAEHLNIPHISTGEILRQAMKEQTPLGIKAQSYVDSGELVPDQLVQDLVQERLDQPDAKNGWILDGFPRKVTQAAFLEKLLEAIHQGGERVVNLDAPDEVVIARLLARGRKDDTEEVIRRRLEVYRAETAPLIDYYGDRKKLLTVNGNQPQEDVTGELQKVIAS from the coding sequence GTGACGCGACTAATCTTCTTGGGGCCACCTGGAGCGGGTAAAGGAACACAAGCTTATACCTTGGCTGAACACTTGAATATTCCCCATATTTCTACTGGTGAAATATTAAGACAAGCCATGAAAGAGCAAACTCCTTTAGGAATTAAGGCTCAAAGTTATGTTGATAGCGGCGAGTTAGTACCCGACCAGCTAGTGCAGGACTTGGTACAGGAGCGCCTCGATCAACCAGATGCCAAAAATGGTTGGATTCTTGATGGCTTTCCCCGAAAAGTGACCCAAGCAGCTTTTCTGGAGAAGTTACTGGAAGCAATACATCAAGGTGGCGAAAGGGTAGTCAATTTAGATGCACCAGACGAAGTTGTGATCGCGCGTTTGCTAGCTAGAGGACGAAAAGATGATACCGAAGAGGTGATTCGTCGTCGTTTAGAAGTGTACCGCGCTGAAACTGCACCTTTAATTGATTATTACGGCGATCGCAAAAAACTCCTAACAGTCAATGGCAATCAGCCCCAAGAAGATGTCACTGGTGAACTACAAAAGGTAATCGCTTCCTGA
- the rpmJ gene encoding 50S ribosomal protein L36, whose protein sequence is MKVRASVKKICEKCNVIKRRGRVMVICVNPKHKQRQG, encoded by the coding sequence ATGAAAGTTAGAGCCTCAGTCAAGAAAATTTGTGAAAAGTGTAACGTAATCAAACGTCGTGGTCGCGTTATGGTGATTTGCGTGAACCCCAAGCACAAGCAACGTCAAGGATAA